In Aegilops tauschii subsp. strangulata cultivar AL8/78 chromosome 3, Aet v6.0, whole genome shotgun sequence, one genomic interval encodes:
- the LOC109751623 gene encoding bidirectional sugar transporter SWEET2b yields the protein MDSLSLYEISCFAAGFAGNLFAFALFLSPVPTFKRILKAKSTEQFDGLPYLLSLLNCFICLWYGLPWVSDGRLLVATVNGTGAAFQLAYISLFFIYADSRKTRLRMVGLLVLLVCAFALVAHASIAFFDQPTRQQFVGAVSMASLISMFASPLAVMGVVIRTECVEFMPFYLSLSTLLMSASFAAYGVLLRDLFIYLPNGLGVVLGATQLTLYAYYSRKWRCKDTSAPLLA from the exons ATGGACTCCCTCTCCCTGTACGAGATCTCCTGCTTCGCCGCTGGCTTTGCCGGCAACCTCTTCGCCTTCGCTCTCTTCCTGTCCCCAGT GCCGACCTTCAAGAGGATCCTGAAGGCCAAGTCCACGGAGCAGTTCGACGGGCTCCCCTACCTGCTCTCCCTGCTCAACTGCTTCATCTGCCTCTGGTATGGCCTCCCCTGGGTCTCCGATGGCCGGCTGCTCGTCGCCACCGTCAACGGCACCGGCGCCGCGTTCCAGCTCGCCTACATTTCTCTCTTCTTCATCTACGCCGACAGCAGAAAGACCAGG CTGAGGATGGTAGGGCTCCTGGTTCTCCTGGTCTGCGCGTTCGCCCTCGTCGCGCACGCGAGCATCGCCTTCTTCGACCAGCCGACTCGGCAGCAGTTCGTCGGCGCCGTGAGCATGGCGTCGCTCATCTCCATGTTTGCTTCCCCGCTGGCCGTCATG GGAGTGGTGATCAGGACGGAGTGCGTGGAGTTCATGCCCTTCTACCTCTCGCTCTCTACGCTGCTGATGAGCGCCTCTTTCGCGGCATACGGAGTGCTGCTGCGTGATCTCTTCATCTAC CTGCCCAACGGGCTTGGAGTTGTCCTGGGAGCAACGCAGTTGACGCTCTACGCTTACTACAGCCGCAAATGGAGATGCAAGGATACGTCTGCGCCGTTGCTTGCCTGA
- the LOC109751622 gene encoding uncharacterized protein, with amino-acid sequence MPKGAKKRAKLKKKQQGGQPAGSNGGATTTTNNNGSNNSSHGDAASDGNHLPIKLNIPPVDASEDSMESSEEMVTPRAEAAEEEKKGATSEVPVERAVEVADEGATGEAGEEVMVDALPPEAADREQEGKVDVRAEAHAVVQEPEVQDIVVSEAPEVLEPEVKSEEAVIRDTAKVHPAHQPETKADEVVVRDADTAAVVQEPEAKGEVSRSREPAAAQTTEVVRGPAVAVAASGHRAKWWNCCGILEVFGGSER; translated from the exons ATGCCGAAGGGCGCCAAAAAGCGTGCGAAGCTCAAGAAGAAGCAGCAGGGGGGCCAGCCTGCCGGGTCCAACGgcggcgccaccaccaccaccaacaacaacggAAGCAATAACTCGAGCCACGGCGACGCCGCCAGCGATGGAAACCACCTACCAATCAAACTTAACATTCCTCCCG TGGATGCGAGCGAGGATTCGATGGAGAGCTCCGAGGAGATGGTGACGCCGAGGGCGGAGGCGGccgaggaggagaagaagggcgCCACGTCGGAGGTGCCGGTGGAGCGCGCCGTCGAGGTCGCTGATGAGGGCGCCACGGGCGAGGCCGGGGAGGAGGTCATGGTTGATGCTTTACCGCCTGAAGCTGCTGACCGGGAACAAGAGGGTAAGGTGGATGTGAGGGCGGAGGCGCATGCCGTGGTGCAGGAACCGGAGGTGCAGGACATCGTGGTGTCCGAAGCACCCGAGGTGCTGGAACCAGAGGTGAAGAGCGAGGAGGCGGTGATCCGGGACACGGCCAAGGTGCATCCTGCGCATCAACCGGAGACGAAGGCCGATGAGGTTGTGGTCAGGGATGCGGACACCGCTGCTGTGGTGCAGGAACCGGAGGCAAAGGGTGAGGTGTCACGGTCTCGTGAGCCAGCTGCTGCGCAGACTACAGAG GTGGTACGCGGACCGGCAGTGGCGGTGGCTGCTTCGGGGCATCGGGCAAAATGGTGGAATTGCTGTGGGATTTTGGAAGTCTTTGGTGGTTCAGAGAGATAG